The following proteins come from a genomic window of Peptoniphilus equinus:
- the fmt gene encoding methionyl-tRNA formyltransferase: protein MKLIFMGTPEFAVQPLEALASKHDVALVVTQVDRRRGRGKALKPSEVKVKALELGIDVYQPEDVNSDESLDVFRQVGADAMVVVAYGQILKPTLLELTPLGCFNIHGSLLPKLRGAAPIERALIQGDTCTGVSIMKMDAGLDTGDVALVKTLDITSHDGRSLTKALSELGAVAILEFLEALEAGRAHFTPQGEDFTYADKITPQTGSIDVSAGAQSIVNLIRGLSHRGGAYLSLGDKRVKLFAAHVDEDIHKPVGTLTSELKLQTGKGTVVIDRLQMPGKKEMDSAAFLRGHQLDETLIGGNHV, encoded by the coding sequence ATGAAATTAATTTTTATGGGAACGCCGGAGTTTGCGGTACAACCTCTTGAAGCGCTGGCATCTAAACATGATGTGGCTCTTGTCGTCACCCAGGTCGATCGGCGACGAGGTCGTGGCAAGGCCTTAAAACCTTCTGAGGTGAAGGTCAAGGCTTTGGAGTTAGGCATCGATGTCTATCAACCGGAAGATGTGAACAGCGATGAAAGTCTGGATGTCTTTCGACAGGTTGGAGCTGATGCCATGGTAGTGGTGGCTTACGGTCAAATTTTAAAGCCGACACTTTTGGAGCTGACACCTTTGGGATGTTTCAACATTCATGGGTCGCTGCTTCCTAAACTGCGGGGCGCGGCACCTATTGAACGCGCTCTGATACAAGGCGATACATGTACAGGTGTGAGTATTATGAAAATGGACGCGGGATTGGATACTGGGGATGTGGCGCTTGTCAAGACTTTAGACATCACATCGCATGACGGGCGTTCGCTTACTAAAGCACTTTCGGAGTTGGGGGCTGTTGCTATTTTAGAATTTTTAGAAGCTTTAGAAGCCGGTCGAGCACATTTCACACCGCAAGGAGAAGATTTCACCTATGCTGACAAGATTACACCTCAAACGGGAAGTATTGATGTATCTGCCGGTGCCCAATCCATTGTGAATTTAATTCGTGGCTTGTCCCATCGCGGGGGCGCCTACCTAAGCTTAGGGGACAAGCGGGTGAAGCTTTTTGCTGCTCACGTCGATGAGGACATTCATAAGCCAGTAGGGACTTTGACTTCAGAGCTTAAACTGCAAACCGGAAAGGGCACAGTTGTCATTGACAGGCTTCAAATGCCCGGTAAAAAAGAAATGGACAGCGCTGCATTTCTCCGGGGTCATCAACTGGATGAAACGCTTATAGGAGGGAACCATGTATAA
- the pknB gene encoding Stk1 family PASTA domain-containing Ser/Thr kinase — MISKLLGNRYEILEKIGTGGMGDVYKAHDHKLDRIVAVKVLKAEYNDDNNFIRKFRRESLAAASISHPNIVSIYDVGTEDVDDDKVHYIVMEYIDGKTLKELIADEGHIPEKRALNFLAQMTEALRMAHNKGIIHRDIKSQNIMVTKDYIVKVTDFGIARVADNATMTATNSIMGSVHYFSPEQARGAKIDHRSDIYSLGIVLFEMLTGRVPFDADNPVSVALMQVQGNMPVPSSIVHGISAASDAIVAKMTQKDPDDRYNDVSELLKDIKSIQLGRTDPSFKTESSPDFRYAGVAAGTSAFDATDKRVVRRGNRHMEAKHVERSARNAKSTKRGKSALPSILGILCAVLLIFLIIVVVPNALKSSGDDISATDQVVKVPEIIGKTDEDAKAELEKLGLVLEVSATEENSDYDDREILDQIPKAGEQLKQGDTVKVTINRIINTVEMPNLAGKNLEQAESLLKSAGLVIGDIQNEASTEVEEDFIIRQEPEAGRDVEKGSKVVLIISKGEEEAEPEEVVNTVGINGDDAKKTLERLGFEVKITEVNSSKVDVGDVTDYNPKGVQKAGTTIELFVSKGPQTESSTDESETQDDRPSMSQVRVDIPDDDESHSLVIKRYTKDGKEYTLADYQNLTDDFVQNLDYAKSGDRIEVILDGTTVRDEVIK, encoded by the coding sequence ATGATCAGTAAATTACTTGGAAATCGATACGAAATTTTAGAAAAAATTGGCACCGGCGGTATGGGGGATGTCTATAAGGCTCATGACCATAAGTTGGACCGTATCGTCGCCGTGAAGGTTCTAAAAGCAGAGTACAATGACGACAACAACTTCATACGGAAATTTCGCCGAGAGTCTCTGGCTGCGGCAAGTATCTCGCACCCGAACATTGTAAGTATTTATGATGTGGGGACAGAAGATGTCGATGACGATAAAGTGCATTATATTGTCATGGAATATATCGACGGCAAAACGTTAAAAGAACTGATTGCCGATGAAGGACATATTCCTGAAAAAAGAGCCCTTAATTTCCTGGCTCAAATGACTGAAGCACTGCGCATGGCTCACAACAAGGGAATTATTCACAGAGATATTAAAAGCCAAAACATTATGGTCACCAAGGACTACATTGTTAAGGTGACAGATTTCGGGATTGCTCGTGTGGCAGATAATGCCACGATGACGGCGACAAATTCCATCATGGGTTCCGTTCACTATTTTTCACCTGAACAGGCGAGAGGGGCTAAGATTGACCATCGTTCTGACATCTATTCCCTCGGTATTGTACTCTTTGAAATGCTTACCGGGCGCGTGCCTTTTGATGCGGATAATCCTGTATCGGTAGCGCTTATGCAAGTCCAAGGCAATATGCCGGTTCCCTCAAGCATTGTCCACGGGATTTCCGCGGCCTCAGATGCTATTGTGGCAAAAATGACGCAAAAGGATCCTGATGATCGCTACAATGATGTCAGTGAACTTTTAAAAGATATTAAATCCATTCAACTGGGACGGACGGATCCTTCGTTTAAAACAGAAAGTTCACCGGACTTTCGCTATGCAGGCGTTGCTGCTGGGACTTCCGCCTTTGACGCTACTGACAAACGAGTTGTGCGTCGAGGCAATCGTCATATGGAGGCGAAGCATGTTGAACGCAGTGCTCGAAATGCAAAGAGTACTAAGCGTGGAAAATCTGCTTTACCGAGTATCTTGGGTATTTTGTGCGCTGTTTTGCTTATCTTTCTTATCATTGTAGTCGTACCGAATGCTTTAAAATCAAGTGGCGACGATATATCGGCGACAGATCAAGTTGTGAAAGTACCTGAAATCATTGGTAAAACTGATGAAGATGCGAAAGCTGAATTGGAAAAACTTGGTTTGGTCCTTGAAGTGAGCGCTACCGAAGAGAATTCGGACTATGATGATAGGGAAATATTGGATCAAATACCAAAGGCAGGCGAGCAGTTAAAGCAAGGTGACACGGTGAAAGTCACCATTAACCGTATCATCAACACCGTCGAAATGCCGAACTTGGCTGGCAAGAATTTAGAACAGGCTGAAAGTTTACTGAAGAGTGCCGGACTCGTCATTGGCGATATTCAAAATGAAGCGTCTACAGAAGTGGAAGAAGATTTCATTATTCGTCAGGAGCCGGAAGCCGGTCGAGACGTGGAAAAGGGAAGTAAAGTTGTGTTGATCATTTCTAAGGGTGAAGAGGAAGCCGAACCTGAAGAAGTCGTTAATACTGTGGGTATCAACGGCGATGATGCAAAAAAGACTTTGGAACGACTGGGCTTTGAAGTGAAAATTACTGAAGTGAACTCTTCAAAAGTCGACGTGGGGGATGTGACCGATTACAATCCGAAAGGCGTGCAAAAAGCCGGTACCACCATTGAACTTTTTGTGAGCAAAGGACCGCAAACGGAAAGCAGTACCGATGAATCGGAAACACAGGACGACAGACCGAGCATGAGCCAGGTACGCGTGGATATCCCGGATGATGATGAATCACATTCTCTTGTCATCAAACGTTACACAAAAGACGGTAAAGAGTATACTTTGGCTGACTATCAAAACTTAACGGATGACTTTGTGCAAAATCTCGACTATGCTAAATCCGGCGACAGGATTGAAGTCATTCTTGATGGTACCACTGTTAGGGATGAAGTGATTAAATAG
- the def gene encoding peptide deformylase, with the protein MAILKIRTDDDPMLRRTSRPVTQVDERIKELIEDMYETMYAADGVGLAAVQVGKLKRLLVIDDREGHKFHLINPELIASEGDELGVEGCLSVPRRQGQVHRFQKVKVKFMNDTMENDVLEAEDFVARIIQHEMDHLDGILYTDKAQDVVYIDDSGQDQ; encoded by the coding sequence ATGGCAATATTAAAAATTCGCACGGATGATGATCCTATGTTACGTCGGACTTCTCGTCCGGTAACGCAAGTGGACGAGCGTATCAAAGAGCTTATCGAGGATATGTATGAGACCATGTATGCTGCTGACGGGGTAGGCCTCGCGGCGGTGCAAGTGGGTAAATTGAAGCGACTGCTTGTTATTGATGACAGGGAAGGTCACAAATTTCACCTTATCAATCCGGAGCTTATTGCATCGGAAGGTGATGAGTTGGGCGTTGAAGGCTGTCTGAGCGTGCCTCGGCGTCAAGGTCAAGTGCATCGCTTCCAAAAGGTCAAAGTGAAGTTTATGAATGACACCATGGAAAACGACGTCTTGGAAGCTGAGGATTTTGTCGCTCGAATTATTCAACATGAAATGGATCATTTGGACGGCATTCTCTATACCGATAAGGCGCAAGATGTCGTCTATATTGATGATTCAGGACAAGACCAATGA
- the rlmN gene encoding 23S rRNA (adenine(2503)-C(2))-methyltransferase RlmN, translating into MSINNLTPEELEAYAEAHGEKKFRGKQLFTFFNKSGRVDLEHSNLPKNFINQIPRVDDAKIFRTYVSKLDDTKKFLFELNDGNLIEGVLMHYKHGYSQCISTQVGCRMGCVFCASTKKGLVRNLTSAEMLRQVYTVEAAYHIKVSNVILMGSGEPMDNYDNVLKFLKLLHHPQGHHTSYRNMTLSTCGVVDGIDKLAREGLPITLAISLHSPYNDLRSDIMPINRKYNLEELIAAAKRYSEATSSRITFEYTLIAGENDTRDHAVALYSLLKGLRAHINLIPLNAIEEYDKGRSTAEAIQSFKKELERLGAEVTIRRELGSDISASCGQLRRNFEGGIL; encoded by the coding sequence ATGAGCATAAACAATTTAACACCGGAGGAATTGGAGGCCTATGCCGAGGCACATGGTGAAAAAAAGTTTCGAGGCAAGCAGCTCTTTACCTTTTTCAATAAGAGTGGCCGTGTGGATTTGGAACATTCAAATCTGCCGAAAAATTTTATCAATCAGATTCCGAGGGTGGATGATGCGAAGATCTTTCGCACCTATGTATCCAAACTGGACGATACTAAGAAGTTTCTTTTCGAGCTGAACGACGGCAACTTGATCGAAGGGGTGTTGATGCATTATAAGCATGGCTACTCACAGTGTATTTCAACCCAAGTGGGATGCCGCATGGGTTGTGTCTTTTGTGCATCAACTAAGAAAGGTTTAGTACGCAATTTGACGTCGGCAGAAATGCTCCGTCAAGTCTATACAGTGGAAGCTGCCTATCACATTAAGGTGAGTAATGTGATTCTCATGGGCAGTGGCGAACCGATGGACAATTATGACAATGTCCTTAAGTTTTTAAAACTGCTCCATCATCCGCAAGGGCATCACACCAGTTATCGGAATATGACGCTGTCGACTTGCGGCGTGGTGGACGGTATTGATAAGTTGGCTCGGGAAGGACTCCCAATTACTTTGGCCATTTCCCTTCACTCACCTTACAACGACTTGAGGTCGGACATTATGCCTATTAACCGTAAGTACAACTTGGAAGAGCTTATCGCTGCGGCTAAGAGGTATAGTGAAGCGACGTCCAGTCGAATCACTTTTGAATATACTCTTATTGCCGGCGAAAATGACACTCGAGACCATGCTGTTGCATTATACAGCTTGCTCAAAGGCCTCCGTGCACACATCAATCTCATTCCACTCAACGCCATTGAAGAGTATGATAAGGGCCGCTCGACGGCTGAGGCGATTCAATCCTTTAAAAAAGAATTGGAACGATTGGGCGCTGAAGTCACCATTCGTAGAGAACTGGGCAGTGACATCAGTGCATCGTGCGGCCAACTTCGCCGTAACTTTGAAGGAGGCATATTATGA
- a CDS encoding zinc metallopeptidase: MYNGYYSTYFIYVVPALLLLFWAQFKVKSTYAKYSKIDSRTGKSGAEVARDILNRHGLYDVTIGSVQGTLTDHYDPSTRRLNLSPQVYQGSSVASLGIAAHEVGHAIQHSEGYKPLGLRSLLIPAANLGSNFGIFLVIMGLVFSRVLVQLGIALFAIAVLFTIVTLPVELNASKRAQEELAYVMDRDALAGSRQVLSAAAMTYVASTVMAIAQLLRLLAISRDR, from the coding sequence ATGTATAACGGTTATTACTCAACGTACTTTATCTATGTCGTGCCGGCATTACTGCTATTATTTTGGGCCCAATTTAAAGTCAAAAGTACGTATGCCAAGTACAGCAAAATAGATTCTCGAACTGGAAAGAGCGGCGCAGAAGTGGCGCGCGACATTCTAAATCGCCACGGTCTTTACGATGTGACGATTGGAAGTGTTCAAGGAACACTCACCGATCACTATGACCCTTCGACGCGGCGTCTAAATTTGTCGCCGCAAGTCTATCAGGGAAGCAGTGTAGCGTCTTTAGGCATTGCCGCCCACGAAGTGGGTCATGCGATTCAGCACAGCGAAGGTTACAAACCTCTTGGGCTACGAAGCTTACTCATCCCTGCAGCGAATCTCGGGTCTAATTTTGGGATTTTTCTCGTGATTATGGGATTGGTATTCTCGCGGGTGCTGGTACAATTGGGTATTGCCCTCTTCGCTATAGCTGTGCTTTTTACCATTGTCACCTTACCTGTGGAACTCAATGCGTCCAAACGTGCACAGGAAGAGCTGGCCTATGTGATGGATAGGGATGCCTTGGCCGGTTCACGTCAAGTGTTATCAGCTGCAGCTATGACCTATGTGGCCTCGACTGTGATGGCTATCGCACAACTTCTCAGACTACTTGCTATTTCAAGGGATAGATAA
- the rsmB gene encoding 16S rRNA (cytosine(967)-C(5))-methyltransferase RsmB — translation MKDTRHKALLIIDDVLNKGAFLNEQLAIAKRDMSSSDYHLTVAIATGVVQNKLLLTNVIRKHSSLRLKKIHPMILNILMLSVYQLFFLDGVPDHAVVDEGVKLAKRYGNKGSVGFTNAVLRAIVRDKDAIVASEFYTDDLSLVDRLSIQTSHPVTWVEYFLNDHDVEFVEALLRANNQKPEVCIRVNTNKISREALAKLLATSGFKTEPTQRSAFGLRVPEAAGLFETDLFNKGYFYVQDEASMLVAEKADPPKKVLDMCAAPGGKTIATQLCYPDAQIYSGDVSKNKVERLKSNLKRMGLNSDRVFLGNGEIYNEHFKNRFDLVLLDAPCSGLGLIRRKPEIKFNRTPEDIKGLSKIQSRLLSNAAKYVRINGEILYTTCTMTTEENEAVVEAFLNDNPQFVVMPIEGAMTYKLYPHRDGTDGFSMTKLVRVR, via the coding sequence ATGAAAGACACCAGACATAAAGCGCTTTTAATTATTGACGACGTCTTAAATAAAGGCGCTTTTTTAAATGAACAGTTAGCTATAGCGAAACGTGATATGAGCAGTTCTGACTATCACCTCACAGTTGCCATTGCAACCGGCGTGGTGCAAAATAAGCTTCTTCTCACCAATGTGATTCGCAAGCATTCTTCACTACGACTAAAAAAAATTCACCCGATGATTCTCAATATCCTCATGCTGAGTGTCTATCAACTGTTTTTCTTAGACGGCGTGCCAGATCATGCGGTGGTCGACGAAGGTGTCAAGCTTGCCAAACGCTATGGCAACAAAGGCAGTGTTGGATTTACGAATGCTGTGCTGCGAGCCATAGTTAGAGATAAAGATGCCATTGTAGCTTCAGAATTTTATACGGACGATTTGTCTTTAGTGGATCGGCTGTCCATTCAAACTTCACATCCTGTGACGTGGGTTGAATATTTTTTAAACGATCACGATGTCGAATTTGTCGAAGCGCTCCTTCGAGCCAACAATCAGAAACCGGAAGTATGCATTCGAGTGAACACCAATAAAATTTCTAGGGAGGCGTTGGCAAAGTTGTTAGCGACCTCCGGTTTTAAAACCGAGCCGACACAACGTTCCGCGTTTGGACTTCGTGTGCCGGAAGCAGCCGGATTGTTTGAAACGGACTTGTTTAATAAAGGTTATTTTTATGTACAGGACGAAGCTTCAATGCTGGTGGCGGAAAAGGCGGATCCGCCGAAGAAAGTTCTCGATATGTGTGCAGCACCGGGAGGCAAGACGATTGCCACCCAGCTTTGTTATCCTGACGCTCAAATTTACAGCGGCGATGTCTCGAAAAATAAAGTGGAGCGCCTTAAATCCAACTTGAAGCGCATGGGTTTGAATTCCGACAGGGTCTTCTTAGGCAATGGAGAAATTTATAATGAGCATTTCAAAAATCGCTTTGACCTTGTGTTATTGGATGCGCCGTGTTCAGGGCTTGGACTGATTCGAAGAAAGCCGGAAATAAAATTCAATCGGACACCGGAAGATATTAAAGGTTTATCAAAGATTCAAAGCCGCTTACTATCTAATGCTGCCAAATATGTTAGAATAAATGGAGAAATTCTCTACACTACTTGCACGATGACGACTGAAGAAAATGAAGCGGTCGTCGAAGCATTTCTTAATGACAACCCACAGTTTGTAGTAATGCCGATTGAAGGAGCGATGACCTACAAACTCTATCCGCATCGGGATGGGACCGATGGATTTAGTATGACAAAGTTGGTGCGTGTTCGATGA
- a CDS encoding Stp1/IreP family PP2C-type Ser/Thr phosphatase, with the protein MKFVVKHHIGNVREINEDYYYATEHSPLYIVADGMGGHLAGEIASQTAVTVIEEALSSDFSQPVELSGDIQNAVEAANKKVYDLSVADLSKRGMGTTLSLVYVKDDVLYFTNVGDSRIYSKGAEFKQLTVDDSYVNYLVTIGEITKEEAQNHPKKNIITRALGTTASLNVAVQHLDWKEQSIDKLLLCSDGLSNMVGDEILSILLEKDSDSAANELLQLALDSGGLDNITFIIIDLK; encoded by the coding sequence ATGAAGTTTGTTGTCAAACATCATATAGGCAATGTTCGTGAAATCAACGAAGATTATTACTATGCTACAGAACATTCGCCCTTATATATTGTGGCAGACGGTATGGGTGGTCATCTGGCCGGTGAAATTGCATCACAAACAGCTGTCACCGTCATAGAGGAAGCTCTCAGTTCTGATTTTAGTCAGCCTGTAGAGCTAAGTGGTGATATCCAGAATGCAGTGGAGGCAGCCAATAAAAAAGTCTACGACCTGTCTGTAGCGGATTTGTCCAAACGAGGCATGGGAACGACCCTGAGTCTTGTATATGTTAAAGATGACGTGCTGTATTTTACCAATGTGGGCGACAGCCGTATTTACAGTAAAGGTGCTGAATTTAAACAGCTGACTGTGGATGACTCTTATGTCAATTACTTGGTGACGATTGGAGAAATTACCAAAGAAGAAGCCCAAAATCATCCGAAGAAAAACATCATCACTCGCGCATTGGGGACCACCGCATCGCTGAATGTTGCGGTGCAACATCTCGATTGGAAAGAGCAGTCTATTGACAAACTGCTTCTTTGTAGTGACGGGCTGAGCAATATGGTCGGTGATGAGATTCTTTCCATTCTCTTGGAGAAAGACTCGGACAGTGCGGCGAACGAACTGTTGCAATTGGCACTGGACAGTGGCGGATTGGACAATATAACCTTTATTATTATAGATTTGAAGTAG
- the rsgA gene encoding ribosome small subunit-dependent GTPase A, translating to MEGKIIKLTGGFYTVLSEDIEYTARARGNFRNEAIKPIVGDNVVFRMENDLGYITEVLPRHNVLKRPQVANVDQVLVVIPTKDPQYNLNLVDKVIASYEDEVDILIAINKYDLDKDSAEHLLKIYRGAGFKTFLISYKYTFTIDLLREYVRGKTTALSGVSAAGKSTIISNLLGKEIKVGGVSEKTRRGVHTTRHVEIFSGSDATFIFDTPGFSSMKLDIGPADLHNYYREFRKYKEGCRFMDCKHIHEPDCAVKEAVMAGMISEERYDTYLQIYNELSDEERK from the coding sequence ATGGAAGGAAAAATCATAAAGCTGACAGGCGGTTTCTATACGGTACTCTCCGAGGACATAGAATATACTGCCAGGGCCCGAGGCAACTTTAGAAATGAAGCTATTAAACCTATTGTAGGTGACAATGTGGTCTTTCGTATGGAAAATGATCTGGGCTACATCACTGAAGTGCTTCCTCGACACAATGTATTAAAACGTCCTCAGGTTGCCAACGTAGATCAGGTGCTGGTGGTGATCCCAACTAAGGACCCTCAGTATAATTTAAACTTGGTAGATAAGGTTATTGCATCTTATGAAGATGAGGTGGATATTCTTATTGCGATTAACAAATATGACTTAGATAAGGACAGCGCTGAACACCTGCTTAAAATCTATCGGGGGGCAGGCTTTAAAACCTTCCTCATATCTTACAAGTACACTTTTACCATTGATCTGCTCAGAGAATATGTACGCGGCAAAACGACAGCTCTCTCGGGGGTCTCTGCAGCGGGCAAGTCGACTATTATCTCCAATCTCTTAGGTAAGGAGATTAAAGTAGGCGGGGTGTCGGAAAAGACACGGCGAGGGGTGCACACTACTCGTCATGTGGAGATTTTCTCCGGAAGTGACGCAACCTTTATCTTTGACACACCAGGTTTTTCCAGTATGAAGCTGGATATTGGCCCCGCCGATCTGCACAACTATTACCGAGAGTTTAGAAAATACAAGGAAGGCTGTCGATTTATGGACTGTAAGCATATTCACGAGCCGGATTGTGCTGTGAAAGAGGCGGTTATGGCAGGGATGATTTCGGAAGAACGCTACGACACATATTTACAAATCTACAATGAATTATCAGATGAGGAGCGAAAATGA